In the Methanococcoides methylutens genome, one interval contains:
- a CDS encoding type II secretion system F family protein, whose protein sequence is MTEDMSQETSHEDQMQEKVPDPVEEYGSLQDVEPSIETEVNSPSSFSSGSKKDSFLSGFKRKLSGGPKKDNDTFERFFEYFTIFKKIPFALLGDRIKARKEKYEHLQVQLFQARVPLSYEMYVSNAIFYSVFCCVIGLILGLFLSHVVVNLVGLPDSITNLEFSTSTSWILQFKSLFIGFLITVLFAAIIGGVTYGSFMLYPGFKAGERKGDIDRHLPYAVTFMYALCKGGMNIIEVFRLLARSEDTYGEVSKEIDAILREMDYFGHDLRTAISNISEITPSERFQDLMQNLLTIIDSGGSIPRYFQDKSEQYLQKSIVDQKGFLETLALLSESYVTAFVAGPLFIIILGVMMAVMGSGSDVMVYAIIYAVLPIGSLMFVVMISIITPSESGEPEILPTTVVLDHGIPQVPSYLEPVYNETGELIDETKEKVQERALYEGLAKSKKSLSFRDFLQNPLKPLLNNPLYTLAITLPIAFLVILIPFLLNKGDLYTTSDIVAFIDDYVVLGLFLVIVPLAIFHEIKSHRKKSLEKNFPDFLKKLASTNETGMTLRDSITLMATSGKGSLGKEIHKIWKDIFWGMNVNDALIRFANRLRTHVIARSMTLITKANESSGDVGEVLLVAARDAASEQSMKRERSMNMMIYIVIIYIAFFVFVGVIYVISTTFLAEMANAGEKMAEAGTQAGGFLGNFDLDAYTRLFMHASLLQGLSSGLMAGAMGEGNVLSGLKHSIVMITVGYLIFTLFV, encoded by the coding sequence GTGACAGAAGATATGTCTCAGGAAACATCTCATGAAGATCAAATGCAGGAAAAAGTTCCCGATCCTGTCGAGGAATATGGTAGTCTTCAGGATGTTGAACCTTCAATCGAAACAGAGGTAAACAGTCCCTCATCATTTTCTTCCGGGAGTAAAAAAGATTCATTCCTGAGTGGATTCAAACGAAAGTTGTCCGGAGGTCCAAAAAAGGACAATGATACTTTTGAAAGGTTCTTTGAATACTTCACTATCTTTAAAAAGATCCCTTTTGCATTACTCGGTGATCGGATTAAGGCAAGGAAAGAAAAATATGAACATCTTCAGGTGCAACTTTTCCAGGCACGTGTTCCACTTTCATACGAGATGTATGTTTCAAATGCGATTTTCTACTCAGTATTTTGTTGTGTAATTGGCCTTATTCTTGGCCTTTTCCTCTCGCATGTTGTTGTGAATCTGGTCGGTCTTCCTGACTCTATAACAAATCTGGAGTTCAGTACATCTACTTCCTGGATACTGCAATTTAAATCACTATTCATCGGTTTTTTGATAACCGTTCTTTTTGCTGCAATTATTGGAGGTGTCACCTATGGATCTTTCATGCTTTACCCCGGTTTCAAGGCAGGTGAACGTAAGGGTGACATCGATAGGCATTTGCCTTATGCTGTAACTTTCATGTATGCTCTTTGTAAGGGTGGCATGAATATCATTGAGGTATTCAGGCTATTGGCTCGTTCAGAGGATACTTATGGTGAAGTTTCAAAAGAAATAGATGCTATCCTGCGTGAGATGGATTATTTCGGACACGACCTTAGAACTGCTATCTCTAACATTAGCGAGATAACTCCTTCAGAAAGGTTTCAGGACCTGATGCAGAACCTTCTCACCATCATTGACAGTGGTGGAAGCATTCCACGTTATTTCCAGGACAAGTCTGAACAGTACCTGCAAAAATCCATAGTGGATCAGAAAGGATTCCTGGAGACCCTGGCATTGCTGTCAGAATCCTACGTTACTGCATTCGTTGCCGGTCCTCTCTTTATCATCATACTTGGTGTTATGATGGCAGTAATGGGGTCCGGGTCGGATGTCATGGTGTATGCTATTATTTATGCTGTACTGCCGATCGGTTCACTGATGTTTGTTGTGATGATCAGTATTATCACTCCAAGTGAGAGTGGCGAACCCGAGATCCTGCCTACTACAGTAGTTCTTGATCATGGTATTCCTCAGGTCCCATCATATCTTGAACCTGTATATAATGAAACAGGAGAACTTATAGATGAGACTAAAGAAAAGGTTCAGGAGAGAGCATTATATGAGGGTCTTGCAAAGTCAAAAAAATCATTATCATTTAGGGATTTCTTGCAGAATCCTCTCAAACCGCTTTTAAATAACCCTCTTTATACGCTTGCTATTACATTGCCAATTGCATTTCTGGTTATTTTGATCCCGTTCTTGCTGAACAAAGGAGATCTGTATACAACATCCGATATCGTTGCTTTTATTGATGATTATGTTGTGCTTGGTCTTTTCCTTGTTATAGTGCCTCTTGCTATTTTCCATGAGATCAAATCTCATAGGAAGAAAAGTCTTGAGAAAAATTTTCCGGATTTCTTAAAAAAGCTTGCAAGCACTAATGAGACTGGAATGACCCTTCGTGATTCCATAACACTTATGGCAACTTCCGGTAAAGGAAGCCTTGGCAAAGAGATCCACAAGATCTGGAAGGACATCTTCTGGGGAATGAATGTCAATGATGCTCTCATCAGGTTTGCCAACAGGCTTCGGACCCATGTTATAGCGCGTTCTATGACCCTTATTACAAAAGCCAATGAATCAAGTGGTGATGTGGGTGAAGTGCTTCTGGTAGCAGCACGCGATGCGGCATCAGAACAGTCTATGAAACGTGAGCGTTCGATGAACATGATGATCTACATAGTGATCATTTATATTGCGTTCTTTGTGTTCGTTGGTGTTATCTATGTTATCTCCACGACCTTCCTGGCCGAGATGGCAAATGCCGGTGAAAAAATGGCTGAAGCAGGAACTCAGGCTGGTGGATTCCTCGGTAATTTCGACCTTGATGCATACACTCGTTTATTCATGCATGCTTCCCTTCTTCAGGGATTAAGCTCCGGGCTTATGGCAGGGGCAATGGGCGAAGGTAATGTGCTTTCAGGGCTGAAACACTCAATAGTCATGATCACTGTCGGTTATCTTATATTCACCCTGTTCGTATGA